TCTGCCTGTCTGCCCCTCTGCCCGCCGAAGTGACCCGCCGGTAAGGTGACCCGCTATGAACGCGACCCGAGAGATCAGCCCGGCCCGGCCGGAGGCAGGCGTGCTGGCCGCCTTCGAGGCGGCCACCGGCTTCATGCCCGTGGACGAGGGCCTGGCTCTGTACGCCGCCGCCCTGGAGGCGGCGCGGCGGACGGGGCGGCCGCTGCTGGAGGTCGGCACCTACTGCGGGCGGTCGACCATCCTGATGGCCGAGGCCGCACGCCTTGCGGGCACCGTCGCCGTGACGGTCGACCACCACCGGGGCTCGGAGGAGCAGCAGCCCGGCTGGGAGTACCACGACACCAGCCTGGTCGACCCCGAGGTCGGGCTGATGGACACGCTGCCCAGGTTCCGCCGCACGCTGCACGCGGCCGGTCTGGAGCCGCACGTGGTGGCGCTGGTCGGCCGTTCGCCGCAGCTCGCCGCCCTGTGGGGCACGCCGCTGGGGCTGGTCTTCGTCGACGGCGGGCACACCGACGAGCACGCGACGGGCGACTACGAGGGGTGGGTCCCCCACCTCGCGCCCGAGGGGCTGCTGGTCGTGCACGACGTCTTCCCCGACCCGGCCGACGGCGGGCAGGCCCCTTACCGCGTGTATCTGCGGGCCCTGGCCGAGGGTTTCGAGGAGATCTCGGTGACCGGCTCGCTGCGGGTGCTGCGCCGACAGGGCTGAGCACCCCGGGCGGCGATGGCCTGCCTGTCGAAGTCGCCGCGCTCGGCCATGGCGCGGCCGACCCGCGACTCCTTGTGGGAGCGGCCCTCGGGTCAGCCGGAGTCGCGACGGAGGAACCAGTGCCCGCAAGGGCCGTCGCCGGGCGGGCCACGCCCGGGCCGGGTCGCGGACGCGGCGCGGCCGGCGCCGCCCCGGCGCATCGGCCCGCCCCACCCGGCGCGCGACTCCGACCCGCCTGACCACGGGCCCCGCGGGCGCCGCCGGACCGACCGCTCCGGCGGGCATGACACGTGCCCGTCAGGCCGGATCTTGATCCTTGGCAATCCCTCCATTCGGCTCCCGCGTTTCGATACCGTGGCCGCCATCGGCACGCGGAACGAGGTGGGCGAGTGAGCGAGCAGGACAACACCGCGCCCGCGGTGTGGGATCCGACGGCCAGAGACGGGGCCGGCGGCTGGGTCCGGCGCGGCGAGCCCAGGACGACGCCGTTGCGCAAGACGGACGAGCCCCCGGGCGACGCGCCCGAGGAGCGGACGACGGTCCTTCCGCCCGTGCCCGCCGGGCCGTCCGGCCCTCCGGCCGGGCCGATCCCGCCGCAGGCGGGACCGGAGCCCGTGCCGACGGAGCTCGACCAGCCGGTCGTCCGGCCCTTCGCGGCGGCGGCCGGGATGCCGACCGCGCAGCCGACGCCCACCGTGCCGAACTTCGCCACGCCGACGGGCCCCGCCACCGCGCCGCCGTCCCCGGCGGCGCCGACCGCGGCGCCGATGCCCGGGTACGGACCGGCGGGCGGCTCCCCCTACGCGCCGCCCGGGTCCCCTTCCACGCCCCCGAGCGTCGGCTACCCGCCCACCGGGTACGGTCCCGCCGCGCCCCCGGCGCAGGGCCCGGGCCCCGGCGCGGCGCCGACCGTCCCCGGATATCCCCCGCCGTACCGGCCGGGCGGACCCGGCTACCCGCCGCAGGCCACGGCCGCACCCTCGGCCGCTCCCTCGCCCGCCCAGCCGCAGGAGCGGTCGAACCTCCCGCTGCTGGTCACCCTCGTCGTGGTGGTGGCCGCGCTGCTGGGGGTCGGCGCGGTGTGGGGGCTCGGCCTGGGCCGGTCCCCGAGCACCCCGTCGACCGGCGCCGCAGGGGCCCCGACCGCTTCGACCGCGGGCAGCGCCCCGGCCGGTCCGGCCTCGCCCTCCGCCGCGAACTCGGCGTCCGCCTCCCCGTCGGAGACCTCGACCGCGGGGGCGACCTCGCAGGCGCAGGCCGTCGACGCGGTGCTCTCCCAGAGCTCCTCCGACCGCAGGCAGGTCGCCTCCGCGGCCAGCGACGCGAGCGGCTGCACGAACCTCAGCGCCGCCCAGTCCGCCTTCAGGACCGCCGCGAGCGACCGGCAGAGCCTGGCCACCAAGATCGGCGGGCTCGACGTCTCGCAGCTGCCGAACGGCGCGGCGATGATGCAGTCCCTCGCCAAGGCGGAGCAGGAGTCGGCGTCCGCGGACAACTCCTTCGCGGCCTGGGCCGGCACGCTCATCTCCAGCGGCTGCACCGCCCCCGGCCCGGCGCCGACGAACGGCAGCGACTACCAGGCGGCCATCGCCTCGAGCCAGCAGGCCAGCACGGACAAGCAGAACTTCGTGGCACAGTGGAACGCGATCGCCGGCCAGTACCAACTGCACCAATGGACCAAAGATGACATCTGAGCAGCACACGCCCTCGCGCACCAGGGTCACCACCCTGGTCCTCGTGCTGGCCGCGCTCGTGCCGCTCTGCTTCGCGGGCTGGCTCGGCTGGCAGGCCATAGCGGGCGAGAAGAACAAGAACACGGGGACGGCGACGGCCGCGGGCGGCGGGGCCCCGGCGTCCCCCTCGAAGTCGGGCTCCGCGTCCGTCTCCGCCTCGGGCACGCCCAGCGCGTCCCCCTCCCCCTCCGCGGCGCAGGGCGGCGTCGCGGGCAAGCCGCTGGCGGGCAAGGTCATCGTGATCGACCCGGGCCACAACCCGAACAACGTCGACCACCCGAGCGAGATCAACCGCAACGTCTTCATCGGCAACAGCAGCAAGGCCTGCGACACGACCGGCGCCTCCACGAACGCCGGCTATCCCGAGGCGGACTTCACCCTCGACGTCGCGCGGCGGGTGCGCACCCTGCTGCAGGCCGAGGGCGCGAAGGTCGTCTTCACCCAGGACGGCGACACGCCGTGGGGTCCGTGCGTCACCCAGCGCGCCGCGATCGGCAACCAGGCCCACGCCGACGCCGCGATCTCCATCCACGCCGACGGGGCCGGCCCCTCCGACTACGGCTTCCACGTCATCATGCCGAGCCGGGTGAACGCCGGGGGCGTGAACAACACCGCCATCGTGGCCCCCTCGCGCACGCTCGGCTTCGACGTCCGCGCCGCCTTCGCCTCGGCCACCGGCGAGCACTACGCCACCTACATCAACGGCGGCGTCGGCTACGACGTCCGCAGCGACCTGGGCGGCCTGAACCTCTCCTCCGTGCCCAAGATCTTCATCGAGTGCGCGAACATGCGCGACGCGGCGGACGCGGCCAAGATCACCTCCGCGGCCTGGCGGCAGTCGGCCGCCCAGGGCATCGCCAACGGTCTCGGCCAGTTCGTCCTGCACGGGAGCAACACGTCGGGCTGATACGGTCCCAAGCGGTCCCAAAAGGTCATCGGTCCGTCAGAAGACCGGTGGCCCGCCACCGTCCGCACCGTACTCGACGACTCACGAGAGGGCTTACTCGGTGAATCTGCGAACCGTCACCAGGGGGGACGCCGCTCTTGCGGCATCGGCGCTGCTGCTCTTCGTCTCGTCCTTCCTCACCTTCTACGCAGCGGGCGGGGTTCAGTGCACGGCCGTCGGCGGGGTTCCGTCCGGCTGCACCTCGACGAACGCGTGGAGCCTGGACCTCTTCCCACTGCTGCCCAGCGTCTTCTTCCTGGGGATCATCGGCGCGGGCCTGGTGCTGGTGGACCGGAACGTGCCGAAGGCCCCGGCCGTGCTCGGGATCCCGCTGCGCGCCTGGGGCACCGTGCTGACCGTGGCCTCGGCCTGGTCGGCACTCTGGGCGCTGTTCGGCTCGCCCTCCGGCGCGCTGTTCGGCCACCCGGACGCCACCTCCAGCCCGCAGGTGGGCGCCTTCCTCGCGTTCGTGTTCGCCGTGCTGACCGCCGTCCTGGCCATCGCCGGGCCGCTGGTCCCGCTGCTGACCGCGCCGCTGCTGCCCGAGCCCGCACCGGCCGGGGTGGGCTCGGCCGCCGCGCAGGGATACGGCGCGCCGCAGCAGGGCCACCCGCACCTGGGGCACTTCGGCGGTCAGCCGGTCCAGCAGGCGCACCCCGGCCAGCCGTTCACCGGCCCCGAGCCGGTCCCGGCGGAGCCGTTCCCGGCCCCGGCGGCCACCCCGGCCGCGACGCCCGCTCCGGCCGCCGCGGCGCGGCCCGAGCCGAAGCCGGAACCGCAGGACGAGCCGCCGACCGTCCCGGCGACGCTCCCGCTCGGATCCCGGACGCCGCCCCCCGCCGCCGCCGAGCCGCCGGCCCCGAGCTTCGCGCCGTTCTGGTTCGCCGTTCCCGCCGCCCGGCCGCTCGCGCCGGAGGGCGAGCCGCAGGGCACGCCGGTCGGCGAGCTGGTGCCGGGCACCTGGTACCTGGCCATCGCCCAGCGCGGTGAGGCGCTGCTGACGCAGACCCAGGAGGGCAAGCGCGGCCTGCTCGCCGACACCTCGGGCATCCAGCGCGGCTGAGTCGGTCGCGCCCGTCCGCTGACAATCGACGACCCCCACGCTAATCTGACGCTCCGTCAGCTACGCGTGGGGGTCCGGTCTTATGCGCCTCGGTCTCGTCCTCGGCTACTGGGGCGCCGCCCCCGCCCAGGGCTTCGTCGAACTCGCCCAGGAGGCCGAGCGGCTCGGCTTCGACTCCGTCTGGACGGCCGAGTCCTGGGGCTCCGACGTGTTCACCCCGCTCACCTGGATCGCCGCGCACACCAGCAGGATCAGGCTCGGCACCGGCATCGCGCAGATGGCCGCCAGGACGCCGACCGCCACGGCGATGCACGCCATGACGCTCGACCACCTCTCCGGCGGCCGACTGCTGCTGGGGCTCGGCCTGTCGGGGCCGCAGGTCGTCGAGGGCTGGTACGGCCGCCCGTTCCCCCGCTCCCCGCTGACCGCAGTGCGCGAGTACGTCGACGTCATCCGGCAGACGCTGCGCCGCGAGAAGCCGGTCACCCTGGACGGGCGTTACCACCCGCTCCCCTACGCCGGCCCGGACGGAACCGGACTCGGCAAGGCGCTCAAGCCGATCCTGCACCCGCTGCGCCCCGACATCCCGATCCTGCTCGGCGCGGAGGGCCCGAAGAACATCGCCCAGACGGCCAGGATCGCCGACGGCTGGCTCCCCCTCTACTTCTCCCCCGAGCGCGCCGACCTGTACGCCGAACCGTTGGCGGCCGCCCGCGACGGCTTCATGGTCGCCCCCATCGTCCACGCCCGGATCTGCGAGGACGTGGCGGAGGGCCTGGCACCGATCCGCGCGATGCTCGGCTTCTACATCGGCGGCATGGGCGCGCAGGCCAGGAACTTCCACGCGGACCTGATGGCCAGGATGGGCTACGAGGCGGAGGCCCGCCTGATCCAGGAGCTGTTCCTGGCCGGCCGCAGGGAGGAGGCGATCGCCGCGGTCCCGGCCGCCTTCGCCGACGAGATCAGCCTGGTCGGCCCGCGCGCCAGGATCGCCGACCGGCTCGCCGCCTGGCGCGGCACGCCGGTCACCGACCTGCTGATCACCTCCCGCGACCCGGCGACCCTGCGCACCCTGGCCGAACTGGTGCTCTGAACCGCGGGGTCGGTCCGTCAGTTCAGGCTGAGCCCGGCTCGCCACAGCTCGTGCAGCCGGTTCTCGCCGAACAGCTCGGGGCCCGGCGCGCCCTGCGGCAGACGGCCGTTGAGCCAGAGCATGACGTCCAGCGCGGTGCCCCGCACCGCCGCGTCGGCCTTGGCGTGGCCGTGGGCGACGGTGAAGCCCTCGGGGGCGCGGCTCAGCTGCCACTCGCCGGGCACGTCCGTGCAGTGCAGATGCAGGGTGTCGCCCTCCCCCGCCAGACGCTCCCGGCCGGTGAAGGCGCGCGAGGTCGGATCGCCGGCGTTGGCG
This genomic interval from Streptacidiphilus rugosus AM-16 contains the following:
- a CDS encoding N-acetylmuramoyl-L-alanine amidase, giving the protein MTSEQHTPSRTRVTTLVLVLAALVPLCFAGWLGWQAIAGEKNKNTGTATAAGGGAPASPSKSGSASVSASGTPSASPSPSAAQGGVAGKPLAGKVIVIDPGHNPNNVDHPSEINRNVFIGNSSKACDTTGASTNAGYPEADFTLDVARRVRTLLQAEGAKVVFTQDGDTPWGPCVTQRAAIGNQAHADAAISIHADGAGPSDYGFHVIMPSRVNAGGVNNTAIVAPSRTLGFDVRAAFASATGEHYATYINGGVGYDVRSDLGGLNLSSVPKIFIECANMRDAADAAKITSAAWRQSAAQGIANGLGQFVLHGSNTSG
- a CDS encoding LLM class F420-dependent oxidoreductase codes for the protein MRLGLVLGYWGAAPAQGFVELAQEAERLGFDSVWTAESWGSDVFTPLTWIAAHTSRIRLGTGIAQMAARTPTATAMHAMTLDHLSGGRLLLGLGLSGPQVVEGWYGRPFPRSPLTAVREYVDVIRQTLRREKPVTLDGRYHPLPYAGPDGTGLGKALKPILHPLRPDIPILLGAEGPKNIAQTARIADGWLPLYFSPERADLYAEPLAAARDGFMVAPIVHARICEDVAEGLAPIRAMLGFYIGGMGAQARNFHADLMARMGYEAEARLIQELFLAGRREEAIAAVPAAFADEISLVGPRARIADRLAAWRGTPVTDLLITSRDPATLRTLAELVL
- a CDS encoding class I SAM-dependent methyltransferase, with amino-acid sequence MNATREISPARPEAGVLAAFEAATGFMPVDEGLALYAAALEAARRTGRPLLEVGTYCGRSTILMAEAARLAGTVAVTVDHHRGSEEQQPGWEYHDTSLVDPEVGLMDTLPRFRRTLHAAGLEPHVVALVGRSPQLAALWGTPLGLVFVDGGHTDEHATGDYEGWVPHLAPEGLLVVHDVFPDPADGGQAPYRVYLRALAEGFEEISVTGSLRVLRRQG